In Kaistella faecalis, a genomic segment contains:
- the rpmA gene encoding 50S ribosomal protein L27, with protein sequence MAHKKGVGSSKNGRESHSKRLGVKIFGGQDAIAGNIIVRQRGTTHHPGENVGMGKDHTLHALVDGKVVFRKKANNRSFVSIEPNA encoded by the coding sequence ATGGCACACAAAAAAGGAGTTGGTAGTTCCAAAAACGGTAGAGAATCGCATTCCAAAAGATTGGGTGTAAAGATTTTCGGAGGTCAGGACGCTATTGCCGGTAACATCATCGTGAGACAGAGAGGTACTACACACCACCCGGGTGAAAACGTGGGAATGGGTAAAGACCACACGCTTCACGCATTAGTTGACGGAAAAGTAGTTTTCAGAAAGAAAGCAAACAACAGATCTTTCGTATCTATTGAACCAAACGCATAA
- the rplU gene encoding 50S ribosomal protein L21, which yields MFAIVEIAGLQYKVEQDQKLFVNRLKGDKGGKVSFDKVLLTVNGTTTIGAPAVSGITVDAEILDHVKADKVIIFKKKRRKGYEKKNGHRQSLTQIVITGITGFDNGKKEKKAEPKAKKEAVATEEKPAKKTTKKADSETAE from the coding sequence ATGTTTGCAATTGTAGAAATAGCAGGGCTTCAATACAAAGTTGAGCAAGACCAGAAGTTGTTTGTGAACCGTTTAAAAGGAGATAAAGGAGGAAAAGTTTCTTTCGATAAAGTTCTTCTTACTGTAAACGGTACTACAACAATCGGCGCCCCGGCTGTAAGCGGTATCACTGTTGATGCTGAAATCTTAGATCACGTGAAAGCGGATAAAGTAATCATCTTCAAAAAGAAAAGAAGAAAAGGTTATGAAAAGAAAAACGGTCACAGACAATCTTTAACTCAAATCGTTATTACAGGAATCACTGGTTTCGATAACGGTAAAAAAGAGAAAAAAGCTGAGCCAAAAGCAAAAAAAGAAGCAGTAGCAACTGAAGAGAAGCCTGCTAAAAAAACAACCAAAAAAGCAGACAGCGAAACTGCTGAGTAA
- a CDS encoding acyltransferase family protein, giving the protein MKRDLYIDFAKGFATLAIIFIHTVFWSGQFYVPTEMRVLSLLIDVPLFYALSGLTSGGNVEKTLYRLLKLQITFMIFVTFLFFLDYLFKVFGLNVFGLELMKDFYSTFGAKYVPQNISDVPQWQNLGNWYLHQYTNADTFPVVMGSFWYLKVYFILTVFGVLILRFFPKHINWFIGVCFGLTLLFNLLPHYYPTGQVGYVAFYLGLFLAAHQLKGKKIPTKWIPVLYGILAIILIILFWNYGKDIFLKMNKAKFPPKLLYIFWSCFSLVTLFVLYNRLKITKESFITYIGKNAIFFYFAQGMSSSLVYFLVVPLQDAMPWWILMILIYLINIVLAVLIAEVLKKLDAAGWKILEFLRKKTASA; this is encoded by the coding sequence ATGAAAAGAGATTTATACATTGATTTTGCCAAAGGTTTTGCCACATTAGCCATTATTTTTATCCATACCGTTTTCTGGTCCGGACAGTTTTATGTTCCTACTGAAATGCGGGTTCTGTCCCTTTTGATTGATGTGCCTTTATTTTACGCCTTAAGCGGATTAACCTCGGGCGGAAATGTAGAGAAAACCCTTTACAGGCTTCTGAAACTGCAGATCACCTTCATGATTTTTGTAACCTTTCTTTTCTTTCTCGACTACCTTTTCAAGGTCTTCGGCCTGAATGTTTTCGGTCTGGAATTGATGAAAGACTTCTACTCCACTTTCGGGGCGAAGTATGTTCCGCAGAATATTTCTGATGTTCCGCAATGGCAGAATCTCGGGAACTGGTATCTTCATCAATATACCAATGCAGATACATTCCCTGTGGTGATGGGAAGTTTCTGGTACCTGAAAGTATATTTTATTCTCACGGTTTTCGGGGTTCTCATCTTAAGATTCTTCCCGAAACACATCAACTGGTTTATCGGTGTGTGCTTTGGTTTAACCTTACTTTTCAATCTGTTACCCCACTATTATCCGACAGGGCAGGTTGGTTACGTTGCATTTTACTTAGGATTATTCCTTGCAGCGCATCAGTTAAAGGGAAAAAAGATTCCCACAAAATGGATTCCGGTTTTATACGGAATACTGGCGATCATTCTGATCATCCTGTTCTGGAATTACGGGAAAGATATTTTCCTGAAAATGAATAAGGCCAAATTCCCGCCGAAACTGCTTTATATCTTCTGGTCATGCTTTTCATTAGTTACGCTTTTCGTTCTTTATAACCGACTGAAAATCACCAAAGAGAGCTTCATCACCTATATCGGGAAAAATGCGATTTTCTTTTATTTTGCGCAGGGTATGAGTTCTTCGCTGGTTTACTTTCTTGTCGTTCCTCTGCAGGATGCGATGCCGTGGTGGATTTTAATGATTCTTATTTACCTCATCAATATTGTTTTGGCCGTACTCATTGCTGAAGTACTTAAAAAACTCGACGCTGCCGGCTGGAAGATTTTGGAATTTCTCCGCAAAAAAACCGCTTCAGCATAA
- a CDS encoding tRNA-(ms[2]io[6]A)-hydroxylase: MFKLKLLTDPRWANIAEGNLEEILTDHAWCEQKATTNAITLITMLPEYPEIITELLNIAKEELEHFQMVHEIIKKRGFEFGRERKDDYVGELIKFIRHGGTRYERIIDRMLFAAMIEARSCERFKVLTENIKDEELKVFYKELMISEANHYTTFIGFARQLGDPETVNKRWEEWLDYEAEIIKSYGKKETIHG; encoded by the coding sequence ATGTTTAAACTGAAACTTCTTACCGATCCACGCTGGGCGAATATTGCAGAAGGAAATCTGGAGGAAATCCTTACCGATCACGCATGGTGCGAGCAGAAAGCGACAACCAACGCCATCACGCTTATCACGATGCTTCCGGAATATCCCGAAATCATTACTGAACTTTTAAATATCGCAAAGGAAGAACTCGAACATTTTCAGATGGTTCACGAAATCATCAAAAAACGCGGTTTCGAATTCGGACGCGAAAGGAAAGACGATTATGTTGGTGAACTCATTAAATTCATCCGCCACGGCGGAACGAGGTACGAAAGAATTATAGACCGTATGCTTTTCGCAGCGATGATTGAAGCCAGAAGCTGCGAGCGATTCAAAGTCCTTACCGAAAACATTAAAGACGAGGAGCTGAAAGTTTTTTATAAGGAACTCATGATCTCCGAAGCGAATCATTACACCACTTTTATTGGTTTTGCGAGGCAGCTCGGCGACCCCGAAACGGTAAATAAACGGTGGGAAGAATGGCTGGATTATGAAGCAGAAATCATCAAATCCTACGGTAAAAAAGAAACGATTCACGGATAG
- a CDS encoding DUF502 domain-containing protein encodes MDRNRLEQILNTLAKSFFQGLLIIGPFAVTIWIIWYIVSSIDNIIPALSEKLYPGITFLIVILGTALIGYLGNKFIIGRVVVDSFDYLLEHTPGIKFIYTSLKDVMTSFVGDKKKFNQPVLIKTTDDPEVWRIGFLTQKDLSSVGFPDYVSVYLPHSYAVSGWVVFVLAENIVLLENVSAAQAMKFAVSGGVAGFHSDDNIFKAPE; translated from the coding sequence ATGGACCGTAACCGCCTTGAACAGATTCTGAACACCCTTGCGAAATCATTCTTCCAGGGCTTGCTGATTATCGGGCCTTTTGCAGTTACGATCTGGATCATTTGGTATATTGTTTCGAGTATCGATAATATCATCCCTGCACTTTCAGAGAAACTGTATCCCGGCATCACTTTTCTCATCGTGATTTTAGGAACGGCATTAATCGGATATTTAGGCAACAAATTCATTATCGGGCGTGTAGTGGTCGACAGTTTCGACTATCTCTTAGAACATACGCCCGGCATTAAATTCATTTATACTTCGCTGAAAGATGTTATGACTTCTTTCGTGGGCGATAAAAAGAAATTCAACCAGCCGGTTCTCATCAAGACTACAGACGATCCCGAAGTATGGCGCATTGGTTTCCTTACGCAGAAAGATCTTTCCTCGGTAGGTTTTCCCGATTATGTTTCGGTTTATCTGCCGCATTCCTACGCGGTTTCGGGTTGGGTGGTTTTCGTGCTGGCAGAAAATATTGTACTCCTCGAAAATGTGAGCGCTGCACAGGCGATGAAATTCGCAGTCAGTGGCGGCGTTGCCGGCTTCCATTCGGATGACAATATCTTTAAGGCACCGGAATGA
- a CDS encoding tryptophanase — MKLPYAEPYRIKMVEEIRQSTPEEREQWLKDANYNLFNLKSSQVFIDLLTDSGTGAMSDRQWGALMTGDESYAGSKSFELLHNTVEKITGYKYLLPTHQGRAAENVLFSVLVKEGDVVPGNSHFDTTKGHIEIRKAHAIDCTVDEAFDIENLHPFKGNIDLIKLEEVYKSYPKEKIPFCLITITCNSSGGQPVSLENMKAVKELSDRYGIPIYFDSARFAENAYFIKKREAGQENRSIKDIAKEVFSYGVGMTMSSKKDGLVNIGGFIALNDEDIFRAASNMTIIYEGFITYGGMAGRDMAALAVGLNEATEFEYLESRISQVEYLGNKLIEFGIPVQKPIGGHAVFVDSLKFLPNIPREEYPAQTLANEIYKEAGIRTVEIGTLLADRDPQTRENRYPKLELVRLAIPRRTYTNNHMDYIAAAIKNVYDRREEIEKGYNITWESEILRHFTVKLEQA; from the coding sequence ATGAAACTTCCTTACGCAGAACCATACCGTATTAAAATGGTGGAAGAAATCCGCCAATCCACGCCTGAAGAAAGAGAACAGTGGCTGAAAGACGCCAACTATAATCTATTCAACTTAAAATCCTCGCAGGTTTTTATCGATCTGTTAACCGATTCCGGAACCGGCGCGATGAGCGACCGGCAGTGGGGCGCCCTCATGACCGGAGACGAAAGTTACGCAGGATCGAAAAGTTTCGAACTGCTACATAACACAGTAGAAAAAATTACAGGTTATAAATATCTTTTACCTACACACCAGGGACGCGCCGCGGAAAACGTTCTGTTTTCCGTTTTGGTGAAAGAAGGCGATGTGGTTCCCGGTAACTCCCACTTTGATACAACGAAAGGACATATCGAAATCCGGAAAGCCCATGCCATCGACTGTACCGTGGATGAAGCATTCGATATCGAAAACCTTCACCCTTTCAAAGGAAATATCGACCTCATAAAACTCGAGGAAGTTTATAAAAGCTATCCGAAAGAAAAAATTCCGTTCTGCCTCATTACGATTACGTGTAACTCTTCCGGCGGACAACCCGTTTCACTGGAAAACATGAAGGCCGTGAAAGAACTTTCCGACCGTTACGGAATCCCGATTTATTTCGATTCCGCGAGGTTTGCAGAGAACGCTTACTTCATCAAAAAAAGAGAAGCCGGCCAGGAAAACCGCAGCATCAAAGACATTGCAAAAGAAGTCTTCTCCTACGGCGTTGGGATGACGATGAGTTCGAAGAAAGACGGTCTTGTAAACATCGGTGGATTTATCGCTCTGAATGACGAAGATATTTTCAGGGCCGCTTCCAACATGACCATTATTTACGAAGGTTTCATCACCTACGGCGGAATGGCGGGCCGGGACATGGCCGCGCTGGCGGTCGGTTTGAATGAAGCTACAGAATTCGAATATCTCGAAAGCCGTATTTCCCAGGTGGAATATCTCGGAAACAAACTTATCGAGTTCGGAATTCCCGTGCAGAAACCCATTGGCGGACATGCCGTGTTCGTAGATTCCCTGAAGTTTTTGCCGAATATCCCGAGGGAAGAATATCCTGCACAGACTTTGGCAAACGAAATTTACAAAGAAGCCGGCATCCGCACCGTAGAGATCGGGACGCTTCTGGCAGACCGCGATCCGCAGACAAGGGAAAACCGCTACCCGAAACTCGAACTCGTGAGGCTCGCCATCCCGAGAAGAACTTACACGAACAATCACATGGATTATATCGCTGCCGCCATTAAAAACGTTTACGACAGACGCGAAGAAATAGAGAAAGGGTACAACATTACCTGGGAATCCGAAATCCTGCGCCACTTCACGGTGAAACTGGAACAAGCTTAA
- a CDS encoding metal-sulfur cluster assembly factor yields the protein MIFNENDKTYDMQRRAEMALYEVIDPELMVNIIDLGLVYEINFPEENKVQVVMTLTSQFCPMGDAIKTGVQNALETEFPGIEVEIELTFSPAWNYDCVSQEGMMQLQNR from the coding sequence ATGATATTCAACGAAAACGATAAAACCTACGATATGCAGCGCCGTGCCGAAATGGCGCTTTACGAAGTGATAGACCCCGAACTGATGGTCAACATCATCGATCTGGGCCTGGTCTACGAAATTAATTTCCCCGAAGAAAACAAAGTGCAGGTCGTGATGACGCTTACTTCCCAGTTCTGCCCCATGGGTGATGCCATAAAAACCGGTGTACAGAACGCGTTGGAAACAGAATTCCCCGGCATCGAAGTAGAAATTGAACTCACCTTCAGCCCCGCCTGGAATTACGACTGTGTGTCGCAGGAGGGAATGATGCAGCTGCAGAACAGGTAA
- a CDS encoding DUF2249 domain-containing protein, which yields MKTISVNTKISELIKENPGSVDAIASIAKPLEKLKNPILRKIMASRVTIAEASKMTGTKVDDFKRVLSPLGFIFEGEESAKEELSETPKPSWLKDAPKEIIDFYDVRPIIDDGADPLKEILHRFKEVKPGEILCVINGFVPIPLIHLLKQEKAEDTFVETISDKEFHTYFLKKKKDAEVAPLAGNKLQINGSDEFSEILAKFSDDQLRRIDVRELEMPGPMQAILGELEILPEGNALFIDHKRVPVYLLEELADKDFEVHINNVAEGDVKMLIFKK from the coding sequence ATGAAAACAATTTCAGTAAATACAAAAATCTCGGAGCTTATCAAGGAAAACCCAGGCAGTGTTGATGCCATTGCTTCCATTGCAAAACCGCTGGAGAAACTGAAGAATCCTATTCTCCGAAAAATCATGGCGTCACGCGTTACCATTGCTGAAGCTTCAAAAATGACCGGAACTAAAGTGGATGATTTCAAACGCGTGCTGTCGCCGCTGGGATTTATTTTTGAAGGCGAAGAATCTGCAAAGGAAGAGTTATCGGAAACTCCCAAACCTTCGTGGCTGAAAGATGCTCCAAAAGAAATCATTGATTTTTACGATGTGCGCCCGATTATCGACGACGGTGCCGATCCGCTGAAAGAAATCCTTCACCGTTTCAAAGAAGTGAAACCGGGGGAGATTCTCTGCGTGATCAACGGTTTTGTGCCTATACCTTTAATCCATCTTCTGAAACAGGAAAAAGCCGAAGATACGTTTGTGGAAACCATCAGCGACAAAGAATTCCATACCTATTTCCTTAAGAAAAAGAAAGATGCTGAGGTTGCCCCACTGGCCGGAAATAAATTACAGATAAATGGCAGTGACGAATTCAGTGAAATCCTTGCCAAATTCAGTGATGATCAGCTTCGCCGGATTGATGTCCGCGAACTTGAAATGCCCGGCCCGATGCAGGCTATTTTGGGCGAGCTCGAAATTCTCCCTGAAGGCAACGCGCTGTTTATCGATCACAAAAGAGTTCCGGTTTATCTTCTGGAAGAACTGGCAGACAAGGATTTCGAAGTTCATATCAATAACGTGGCAGAAGGCGATGTAAAAATGTTGATTTTCAAAAAGTAA
- a CDS encoding hemerythrin domain-containing protein, with amino-acid sequence MEKKPIKRNENLVPVSREHHATLLFCWKLRTGVKGETEPERMIRYTNWFWLHHLQSHFATEEKLLFIDTEDEMVKKGLADHQRILAKINEINLRSTAKTYPLLLDLATLIDDHTRYEERQLFPYLEEKFSDQELGKIGEVLHGEDHDAVEDYDDEFWAKEKKNHL; translated from the coding sequence ATGGAAAAAAAACCGATCAAACGCAACGAAAATCTGGTTCCCGTTTCCCGCGAACATCACGCCACGCTGCTTTTCTGCTGGAAACTGCGCACCGGTGTAAAAGGAGAAACAGAACCCGAAAGAATGATCCGTTACACCAACTGGTTCTGGCTGCATCATTTGCAGAGCCATTTTGCAACGGAGGAGAAACTGCTTTTCATCGATACAGAAGATGAAATGGTGAAGAAAGGTTTGGCCGATCATCAGAGGATTTTGGCAAAAATCAATGAGATTAATTTAAGGTCAACTGCTAAAACCTATCCGCTTTTGCTTGATCTTGCCACGCTGATTGATGACCACACAAGATACGAGGAGCGGCAACTTTTCCCTTACCTTGAAGAAAAATTTTCAGATCAGGAACTTGGGAAGATCGGTGAAGTTCTTCATGGTGAAGACCACGACGCTGTGGAAGATTATGATGATGAATTCTGGGCAAAGGAAAAAAAGAACCACCTATGA
- a CDS encoding DUF2249 domain-containing protein, with amino-acid sequence MATLQTLNVTLLEPRLKHPTVFRYFDALAAGENFIIENDHDPKPLYYELLAERGNIFTWEYLEKGPEWFVVQIAKNPAEETRHIETLDVTQLEPRMKHPTVFKYFDALSAGEAFIIENDHDPKPLYYELLAERGNIFTWEYTEQGPEWFKVKISKNPVEKEMETLDVTQLEPRMKHPTVFKYFDALLAGEAFVIENDHDPKPLYYELLAERGNIFTWEYLEQGPEWFKVKIAKNPDEKTPQNGSIPEKDLKKAAYLKEKGVTFGCSDSGTKFPDNKDYDEWELGMLADYIVQTHHRYIKDNAESLNGLAIKVAEHHGENHPELHRVATSTHHFLQDLLNHITNEEEVLFPVIRQLLIKKDIPTEELSYDAGTLDHPIRILLKEHEIAGEDLNFLRRITNNFAPPKNACNSFTYLYEKLKEFENDLYIHLRIENDYLFPRALNLDEEIAATHS; translated from the coding sequence ATGGCAACACTCCAGACACTGAACGTAACCCTTTTAGAACCCAGATTGAAACACCCTACTGTTTTCCGATATTTCGATGCGTTGGCTGCCGGTGAAAATTTCATCATTGAAAACGACCACGATCCTAAGCCTTTGTATTATGAATTGCTTGCCGAACGTGGAAACATTTTTACCTGGGAATATCTGGAAAAAGGTCCGGAATGGTTCGTTGTTCAGATCGCAAAAAATCCTGCAGAAGAAACTAGGCATATAGAAACATTAGACGTTACCCAACTTGAGCCGCGCATGAAACACCCTACTGTTTTCAAATATTTCGACGCGCTGTCTGCCGGTGAAGCTTTCATTATTGAAAACGACCATGATCCGAAACCGCTGTATTACGAACTGCTTGCTGAACGTGGAAATATTTTTACCTGGGAATATACGGAGCAGGGACCGGAATGGTTTAAAGTAAAGATCTCCAAAAATCCTGTTGAAAAAGAAATGGAAACATTAGATGTAACACAGCTCGAGCCGCGCATGAAACATCCGACTGTTTTCAAATATTTCGACGCGCTGTTGGCTGGTGAAGCTTTCGTTATTGAAAACGACCATGATCCGAAACCGCTGTATTACGAACTGCTTGCTGAACGCGGCAATATTTTTACCTGGGAATATCTGGAACAGGGACCTGAATGGTTTAAAGTAAAAATCGCCAAAAACCCGGATGAAAAAACTCCGCAAAACGGCTCGATTCCTGAAAAAGACCTGAAGAAAGCAGCATATTTAAAAGAAAAAGGCGTGACTTTCGGCTGCAGCGATTCCGGAACCAAATTCCCGGACAATAAAGATTACGACGAATGGGAACTTGGCATGCTCGCAGATTATATCGTTCAGACGCACCACCGCTATATAAAAGACAATGCGGAAAGCCTGAACGGGCTGGCCATCAAAGTTGCCGAACATCACGGTGAGAATCATCCGGAACTTCACCGCGTGGCGACAAGTACGCATCATTTCCTGCAGGATCTGCTCAATCATATCACGAATGAAGAAGAAGTGCTTTTCCCTGTGATCCGACAGTTACTGATTAAAAAAGACATTCCGACAGAAGAATTAAGTTACGACGCCGGAACCCTGGATCACCCGATCCGCATCCTTTTAAAAGAACATGAAATCGCTGGCGAAGACCTTAATTTCCTGAGAAGAATCACGAATAATTTCGCACCGCCGAAAAACGCGTGCAACTCTTTTACTTATCTTTATGAAAAACTGAAAGAGTTCGAAAACGATCTTTATATCCATTTGCGCATCGAAAACGACTACCTATTCCCAAGAGCCTTAAATCTGGATGAAGAGATTGCCGCGACTCATTCATAA
- a CDS encoding RrF2 family transcriptional regulator: MLSKTCEYALRAMIYIAQQSRDGNMVNIKEIADNINSPQLFIAKILQNLSRKGFLQSSKGRYGGFCISDKEAEFSLADIVEAIDGDKMFHGCGLGLEFCSETNPCPIHNQYKEARDKLYSIYGEVTLSTFRNGNAADILQLKRM, encoded by the coding sequence ATGCTTTCAAAAACATGTGAATATGCATTAAGAGCAATGATCTACATCGCCCAACAATCCAGAGACGGAAACATGGTGAATATCAAAGAAATTGCTGACAATATTAATTCACCACAGCTTTTTATCGCTAAAATTCTTCAGAATCTCAGCAGGAAGGGTTTTCTCCAAAGTTCAAAAGGCAGGTACGGCGGATTCTGCATTTCCGATAAGGAGGCAGAATTTTCACTGGCAGATATTGTGGAAGCCATTGATGGCGATAAAATGTTTCATGGCTGCGGGCTGGGGCTTGAATTCTGCTCAGAAACAAATCCCTGTCCCATTCATAACCAGTACAAAGAGGCCCGGGACAAGCTTTATTCAATTTATGGCGAAGTGACTTTAAGTACTTTCCGGAACGGAAATGCCGCCGATATCCTTCAGCTGAAAAGAATGTAA
- a CDS encoding elongation factor G, whose amino-acid sequence MSANTKDLRNVVLLGHSDSGKTTLIETMLYEGGAIKRRGSVEGQNTVSDHTDLEHEKGKTIFSHQMFVNWKNNKINIIDTPGFDDFVGEVVSSLKVADTAVIVLNAANGVEVGTELVWEYVEKYQTPAIFVINQLDHPKADFEKTLEQAKERFGSKLVPIQYPYNSGANFNAIIDALRMVMYEFPANGGKPEKKSIPESEMARANEMHNALVEIAAENEEGLMEKYFEEGNLSEEELAKGITIALAKQQFFPVFVTSGLKDMGSGRLMGFIDDIAPSPAERPARKLENGGEITYDPNDKTTIFIYKTLSEPQVGMVSYFKVLSGKLKAGDELVNANNGETERISQLFVAEGKERIPVNELVAGDLGVTVKLKYGHSNNTLNTKGLDRKVRPMEFPESRIRKAVSTDSTADMEKLVTALHKIEEEDPTLKVEQSAELKQTILHGQGQLHLDLVKQRLQKEFGVNMNFDNPKIPYRETITGNADADYRHKKQSGGSGQFGEIHMRVENFYDDMPEPTGYNIRQKEIEDLPWGGKLAFYWCIVGGAIDNRYIGAIKKGIMQQMKEGPLTGSHCQNIRVIVYDGKMHSVDSNDISFQLAASGAFREGFHNAKPQLLEPIYSVEILCPDEDTGDVMGDLQTRRAMISGMDSEGHYQKILAEVPLAELHDYGSTLRSITGGKAKFTMKFSAYQLVPSNVQQELVKQHTAELV is encoded by the coding sequence ATGAGTGCTAATACCAAAGATTTACGAAATGTGGTTTTACTCGGTCATTCCGACAGTGGCAAAACCACGCTTATAGAAACCATGCTTTACGAAGGCGGAGCGATTAAGCGCCGTGGATCAGTCGAAGGACAGAACACGGTGAGCGACCATACAGACCTCGAGCACGAAAAAGGGAAAACCATTTTCTCACACCAAATGTTCGTAAACTGGAAAAACAACAAAATAAACATCATCGATACCCCAGGATTTGACGATTTCGTTGGCGAGGTCGTTTCTTCATTAAAGGTAGCTGATACCGCAGTTATCGTCCTTAATGCTGCAAATGGTGTGGAAGTAGGTACGGAATTGGTTTGGGAATATGTTGAAAAATACCAGACTCCTGCAATCTTCGTTATCAACCAGCTCGATCATCCAAAAGCGGATTTCGAGAAAACCCTGGAACAGGCCAAAGAACGTTTTGGTTCGAAGTTGGTTCCCATCCAGTATCCGTATAATTCAGGAGCCAATTTCAATGCGATCATTGATGCTTTAAGAATGGTGATGTACGAATTTCCAGCTAACGGTGGAAAACCTGAGAAAAAATCAATCCCTGAAAGCGAAATGGCAAGAGCCAATGAAATGCACAACGCATTGGTTGAAATCGCTGCGGAAAATGAGGAAGGCTTGATGGAAAAATACTTTGAAGAAGGCAACCTTTCTGAAGAAGAACTCGCCAAAGGAATTACCATCGCATTGGCAAAACAGCAGTTCTTCCCGGTATTTGTCACCAGCGGACTGAAAGATATGGGCAGCGGCCGTTTGATGGGCTTCATCGATGACATTGCTCCCTCACCAGCCGAAAGACCAGCAAGAAAACTGGAAAACGGAGGTGAAATCACTTACGACCCTAATGACAAAACCACGATTTTTATCTATAAAACACTTTCTGAGCCTCAGGTCGGAATGGTTTCCTACTTTAAAGTCCTCAGCGGAAAACTGAAAGCCGGTGATGAACTCGTAAATGCCAATAACGGCGAAACTGAAAGGATTTCCCAACTCTTTGTTGCAGAAGGAAAAGAAAGAATTCCTGTCAATGAGCTGGTCGCAGGTGATCTGGGCGTTACCGTAAAACTGAAATATGGTCATTCCAACAACACTTTGAATACAAAAGGTTTAGACCGAAAAGTGCGTCCGATGGAATTTCCTGAAAGCCGCATCAGAAAAGCAGTTTCTACAGATTCCACCGCGGATATGGAGAAACTTGTTACCGCTTTGCACAAAATTGAAGAAGAAGATCCTACCTTGAAAGTAGAACAGTCTGCAGAACTGAAACAGACGATTCTTCACGGTCAGGGACAGCTGCATCTTGATTTGGTGAAACAGCGGCTTCAGAAGGAATTCGGTGTGAACATGAATTTCGATAACCCTAAAATCCCTTACCGCGAAACCATCACAGGGAACGCTGATGCCGATTACCGTCACAAAAAACAGTCCGGTGGATCCGGTCAGTTCGGCGAAATCCACATGCGGGTTGAAAATTTCTATGACGACATGCCGGAACCAACTGGATATAACATCCGCCAGAAAGAGATTGAAGATTTGCCATGGGGCGGAAAACTTGCGTTCTACTGGTGCATCGTGGGTGGTGCTATCGATAACCGTTACATTGGCGCTATTAAGAAAGGTATTATGCAACAGATGAAAGAAGGTCCGTTGACCGGCTCCCACTGCCAGAATATCCGTGTAATTGTTTACGACGGCAAGATGCACAGCGTGGATTCCAATGATATTTCCTTCCAGTTGGCGGCTTCGGGCGCGTTCCGTGAAGGATTCCACAATGCGAAGCCACAGTTGCTGGAACCTATATATTCAGTGGAGATTCTATGTCCGGACGAAGATACCGGCGACGTAATGGGCGATTTACAAACCCGCCGTGCCATGATCTCCGGAATGGATTCCGAAGGACATTACCAGAAAATCCTAGCGGAGGTTCCTTTGGCTGAACTGCACGATTACGGCTCTACGCTGCGCTCTATCACAGGTGGAAAAGCGAAATTCACGATGAAATTCTCAGCATACCAGCTCGTACCTTCCAACGTACAGCAGGAACTGGTGAAACAGCATACGGCAGAACTCGTATAA